The Streptomyces sp. WZ-12 genome segment CGCGCTGCTGCTCGAGACGGCCTAGAGGCCGCACACAGGGGTGATCATCAGGAGTACCTGTGCCCGCGTTGCCATCACGGCTGACCACCCCGCTGTGGGACCAGTTCGCCGCGCTGATCCCCGCCCGACCAGTGGTCGACCCCGCGCACCCACTGGGGTGTCATCGGCGGCGGATCAGTGATCGGACCGTGTTCGACAAGCTCATCCAGGTGTTGCGGTTCGGCTGCTCCTACGAGGCGATCGCCGACACCACGTGCTCGGCGTCCACGATCCGCAACCGCCGCGACGAGTGGATCAAGGCCGGGCTGTTCGCCGCGCTCAAGCGGATCGCGCTGGCCGCCTACGACCGCATCGTCGGCCTGATACTGGACCAGATCGCCGTGGACGGCTGTATCACCAAGGCCCCCGGCGGTGGCCAGTGCGCTGGTCCGTCCCCGGTCGACCGGCGCAAGCAGGGCATGAAACGGTCGTTGATGGTCGAGGGCCACGGCATCCCGCTGGGTCGCGTGCTGGCCGGCGCCAACCGGCACGACTCGCCACTGTTGGCTCCCACCCTGGACAAACTCGATGATCTCGGCCCGCTGCCCGCCGACATCACCGTGCACCTGGACTCCGGCAAGACCCGCACCGAGCTCGCCGGACGACACCTGCACGGCCAGATCGCCCACAAGGGCGAGAAAGCACCGATCCAGGCAAGTCAGCGCTGGCATGTGGAACGCACGAACGCCTGGCACAACGCCTTCAACCGGCTCCAACGCTGCTGTGCACGCCGCGAGGTCGTCATCGACGCCTTCTTCGACCTCGCCGACGCGATCCTCACCGTGCGTAGCCTGATCCGCTAAGCCTGGACCCTGTACCGGTGGGACAGCCGCCCGGCACGTCGCCCGTGATGATCACCAATTTACGCGGCCACTTGGCGGTTCGGTCAGCCATGATGGCAGCGCAGGCACAGGTCTCCCATGATCACGGAGCTTGTGCCTGTCCCGTCTGCCGCCTGGCTCCCACCGCCGCCTGCCAGTGCGGTCTCTCAACGCATGCTGGGCAAGCTCGGGGACATCGGGGTTCTGCCGGAAGGATGGCGGCGACGCTGCCTACCGCCTTCAGCGTCGCCATCCTTTTAGCGGGTATCTGTTGGCCGTCGTGGATGGGTCAGGCGGTCCGGGCCGAGGGTCGGCGCATCGTGTTCACGGGTGGGCAGGTGCAGTGCCGCACCCAGGCGGCGCCGACTGCCACGGCGGCGGGCATGCTCGCGAGCGCCGGAAGCAGGGCGAAGATTTGGAAGTACCCGAGGATGACGGAGAAGAGGAGCCCGATACCTCCGCCTATCAGTGCTGCTGCCATCACGATGACCGGCAGTGTCCTGGTGAGGGCCCGACGGGTGGCTTCACGTCCGGCTGCCTGGTGGCGCTCAAGGCGGCGCGAGACGGCGCGCAGGACCAGCCAGTAGCCGACGGCCGCACACAGCACCCAACCCACCCACATCCACGGGGCGTCGGTGGTGGTGCGGCAGTCGAGCGCGCAGGGATCGAGGAGGTGGGACATGGACACCAAGCAGAAGAACACAGCGGCAAGGGCGGGGACGGCGGCGCCCTTGGCCGCCGCGGCGCCGGTCTCCTTCAGGCGCCGGTGCTGCACCGGCAGCAGACCATGTTCGACCGCCCACGAGGTGACCAGCGCGTCCACGTCACCGCCGACGTAGGCGCTGACGGAGCGGCCGTCGGCGACTGCGGCGGTCAGGTCGGCGGCCAGTTCTTCGGCCATCTCCTGGGCCGCTTCCTCGTCCACCCCCAGGCGGTGCCACGTCTTCATGGCCTGGGATATCGCATTCTCGACGGTCATCGTC includes the following:
- a CDS encoding IS5 family transposase, which codes for MPALPSRLTTPLWDQFAALIPARPVVDPAHPLGCHRRRISDRTVFDKLIQVLRFGCSYEAIADTTCSASTIRNRRDEWIKAGLFAALKRIALAAYDRIVGLILDQIAVDGCITKAPGGGQCAGPSPVDRRKQGMKRSLMVEGHGIPLGRVLAGANRHDSPLLAPTLDKLDDLGPLPADITVHLDSGKTRTELAGRHLHGQIAHKGEKAPIQASQRWHVERTNAWHNAFNRLQRCCARREVVIDAFFDLADAILTVRSLIR